A genome region from Taeniopygia guttata chromosome 18, bTaeGut7.mat, whole genome shotgun sequence includes the following:
- the WIPI1 gene encoding WD repeat domain phosphoinositide-interacting protein 1: MEAAAEAPGALSCFSYNQDCTSLAIGTTTGYRLFSLSSVEQLDQVHESNEIPDVYIVERLFSSSLVVVVSHAKPQQMNVYHFKKGTEICNYSYSSKILSIRLNRQRLVVCLEESIYIHNIKDMKLLKTIMDTPPNTTGLCALSINHANSYLAYPGSATSGEIALYDGNTLKTACAIPAHDGPLAALAFNSTGSKLASASEKGTVIRVFSIPGGQKLYEFRRGMKRYVNISSLVFSMDSQFLCASSNTETVHIFKLEHLTDSRPEEPPTWSGYMGKMFQAATNYLPAQVSGMMSQDRAFATVRLNISGQRNICALSTIQKLPRLLVTTSDGHLYIYNLDPQDGGECVLIKNHSLLGSGKMEENKENDLQPPVPQSYAATVARQSTVPSTSTMPGYSEDGGALRGEVIPEHEFATGPVCLDDENEFPPIILCRGGQPGKAKRS, encoded by the exons ATGGAGGCCGCGGCCGAGGCGCCGGGGGCGCTCAGCTGCTTCTCCTACAACCAGGACTGCAC CTCCCTGGCAATTGGAACCACAACTGGATACAGACTTTTCTCCTTAAGTTCTGTGGAGCAACTGGACCAGGTCCATGAAAGCA ATGAAATCCCAGATGTTTACATCGTGGAGCGTCTGTTCTCCAGCAGCCTTGTGGTTGTGGTCAGCCATGCCAAGCCACAGCAAATGAATGTCTACCACTTCAAGAAAGGGACAGAGATCTGCAACTACAGCTATTCCAGTAAAATCCTGTCCATCCGGCTGAACCGGCAG AGGCTGGTGGTGTGCCTGGAAGAGTCCATTTACATCCATAACATCAAGGACATGAAGCTTTTGAAGACTATTATGGATACACCCCCCAACACAACAG GTCTGTGTGCTCTCTCCATCAACCACGCCAACTCCTACTTGGCTTATCCCGGCAGCGCGACCAGCGGAGAGATCGCGCTTTACGACGGAAATACTTTG AAAACAGCCTGCGCCATTCCTGCCCACGATGGGCCTCTGGCTGCTCTCGCCTTCAACTCCACCGGCTCCAAGTTGGCCAGTGCTTCTGAGAAA gGCACAGTCATTCGTGTATTTTCCATTCCTGGGGGGCAAAAACTCTATGAATTCCGGCGAGGGATGAAAAG GTATGTGAACATCAGCTCCCTGGTGTTCAGCATGGATTCCCAGTTCCTCTGTGCTTCCAGCAACACGGAGACCGTGCACATCTTCAAACTGGAGCATCTCACAGACAG CCGGCCAGAGGAGCCTCCAACCTGGAGTGGTTACATGGGAAAGATGTTCCAGGCTGCCACCAACTACCTCCCTGCCCAGGTGTCGGGCATGATGAGCCAGGACCGAGCCTTTGCCACCGTCCGGCTGAACATCTCTGGCCAGAGGAACATCTGTGCCCTGTCCAC gattcagaagctgcctcggCTGTTGGTGACGACGTCGGATGGACATCTCTACATCTATAACCTGGACCCACAGGATGGAGGGGAGTGTGTCCTAATTAAAAATCACAG TCTGCTTGGCTCAGGAAAGATGGAGGAGAACAAAGAAAACGACCTTCAGCCTCCAGTACCTCAATCTTATGCAGCAACTGTAGCCAGACAAAGTACAGTGCCTTCAACTTCGACCATGCCAG GTTACTCGGAGGACGGCGGAGCCCTGCGGGGGGAGGTTATCCCAGAGCACGAGTTTGCAACTGGACCAGTCTGTCTGGATGATGAGAATGAGTTTCCTCCT